The Salvia miltiorrhiza cultivar Shanhuang (shh) chromosome 1, IMPLAD_Smil_shh, whole genome shotgun sequence genome has a window encoding:
- the LOC131004916 gene encoding 60S ribosomal protein L10, whose translation MGRRPARCYRQIKNKPYPKSRFCRGVPDPKIRIYDVGMKRKGVDEFPFCVHLVSWEKENVSSEALEAARIACNKYMTKFAGKDAFHLRVRVHPFHVLRINKMLSCAGADRLQTGMRGAFGKPQGVCARVAIGQVLLSVRCKDSNSPHAQEALRRAKFKFPGRQKIIVSRKWGFTKYNRTDYLRWKSENRIMPDGVNAKLLGCHGPLALRQPGRAFVDAATL comes from the exons ATGGGGAGAA GACCTGCAAGGTGCTATCGTCAAATCAAGAACAAACCCTACCCAAAGTCACGATTCTGTCGTGGTGTGCCTGATCCCAAGATCAGGATTTATGATGTGGGAATGAAAAGAAAGGGTGTTGATGAATTTCCTTTCTGTGTGCATTTGGTCAGTTGGGAGAAGGAAAATGTTTCAAGTGAGGCACTTGAAGCAGCACGTATTGCATGCAACAAGTACATGACAAAGTTTGCTGGAAAGGATGCTTTCCATTTGAGAGTGAGGGTTCACCCATTCCATGTTCTTCGTATCAACAAAATGTTGTCATGTGCCGGGGCTGATAGGCTCCAAACTGGAATGAGGGGTGCTTTTGGAAAGCCCCAGGGTGTCTGTGCTCGTGTAGCCATTGGTCAGGTCCTTCTGTCTGTTCGCTGCAAGGATAGCAACAGCCCTCATGCTCAGGAGGCTCTACGCCGTGCAAAATTTAAGTTTCCTGGTCGTCAAAAGATTATCGTCAGCAGGAAATG GGGATTTACCAAGTACAATCGAACTGACTATCTGCGATGGAAGTCTGAGAACAGGATTATGCCTGATGGTGTGAATGCCAAG CTTCTTGGATGTCATGGACCTTTGGCGCTAAGGCAACCTGGAAGAGCATTTGTGGATGCAGCTACTCTGTGA
- the LOC131004931 gene encoding uncharacterized protein LOC131004931: protein MEENYTVHCGDYLIRTTITATLSVVRKWIYTIRYRHRFRLRGGRLVVGLGVQWVPGESAAATLQLCVGNDCLIFQLHHADNCPEILRRFLVDPDVIFVGFSNHSDAAMLMRSPHGLEVGRLVDVRRVAHDLRCCRAGASMGELAEEILGMHGMEKDYGVGRSDWDDEELTMDQVNYACHDVFLACLMANELKVWNWEDDD, encoded by the coding sequence ATGGAGGAGAACTACACCGTTCACTGCGGCGACTACCTCATCCGCACCACCATCACCGCCACGCTATCCGTCGTGCGCAAATGGATCTATACCATTCGCTACCGCCACCGCTTCCGCCTCCGCGGCGGCCGTCTTGTGGTGGGACTGGGAGTCCAGTGGGTCCCCGGCGAATCCGCCGCCGCCACCCTCCAGCTCTGCGTGGGGAACGACTGTCTCATTTTCCAGCTCCACCACGCGGACAACTGCCCCGAAATTCTCCGCCGCTTCCTAGTCGACCCCGACGTCATCTTCGTCGGGTTTTCGAACCACAGCGACGCCGCAATGCTGATGAGATCGCCGCACGGCCTGGAGGTGGGGCGGCTGGTGGATGTGCGGAGGGTGGCGCACGATTTGAGGTGTTGCCGCGCGGGGGCGTCGATGGGGGAGCTGGCGGAGGAGATTTTGGGGATGCATGGGATGGAAAAGGACTATGGGGTGGGGCGGAGCGACTGGGATGATGAGGAGCTCACCATGGATCAGGTAAATTATGCGTGCCATGATGTTTTTCTTGCTTGCTTGATGGCCAATGAACTTAAGGTTTGGAATTGGGAAGACGATGATTGA
- the LOC131004918 gene encoding uncharacterized protein LOC131004918 produces MEANYSVLCGSYGVRTTVTAKASVVRRWVYNIRYRHRFRLRLRRLVVGLGVQWVPGHDFSATLQLCVGTNCLIFQIDRARHCPAILRRFLVHPDVILVGLWNRMDAGMLIRSRHAVKVGRLVDVRNVANDFMGCHLGASTGQLAEDILGMHGMYKDELVGRSDWNAETLNGEQVKYACHDVFLAFLMAKKLRVWNWEDYD; encoded by the coding sequence ATGGAGGCCAACTACTCCGTCCTCTGCGGCTCCTACGGCGTCCGCACCACCGTCACCGCCAAGGCGTCCGTCGTGCGCAGATGGGTCTACAACATCCGCTACCGCCACCGcttccgcctccgcctccgccgtcTCGTGGTGGGACTGGGAGTCCAGTGGGTCCCCGGCCACGACTTCTCCGCCACCCTCCAGCTCTGCGTGGGGACGAACTGCCTCATCTTCCAGATCGACCGCGCCCGCCACTGCCCCGCCATTCTCCGCCGCTTCCTCGTACACCCTGACGTCATCTTGGTCGGCCTGTGGAACCGCATGGACGCGGGCATGCTGATACGGTCGCGGCACGCCGTGAAAGTGGGGCGGCTGGTGGATGTGCGGAATGTGGCGAACGATTTCATGGGTTGCCACCTGGGGGCGTCGACGGGGCAGCTGGCCGAGGATATTTTGGGGATGCATGGGATGTACAAGGATGAGCTGGTGGGGCGGAGCGACTGGAATGCTGAGACACTCAACGGGGAGCAGGTAAAGTATGCATGCCATGATGTTTTTCTTGCTTTCTTGATGGCCAAGAAActtagggtttggaattgggaAGACTATGATTGA
- the LOC131004901 gene encoding bifunctional dethiobiotin synthetase/7,8-diamino-pelargonic acid aminotransferase, mitochondrial isoform X2 — translation MAPYTVLVAVSLSRRLFRQSHFGHRHRRCLHSAVEYPLSHPIYTIWASNTSLGKTLVSAGLSMSFLSSSSAPFSKRRFVYLKPIQTGFPDDSDSSFVYRKFCQFYVSKSLPFSVFASNSVLKASMPAANEVLGNGLLAEGGEFGCGLKNLHWYEERKLQGSESNGVEQFPVSEAVCKTLYAWKEAVSPHLAAEREEAMISDSEVLDLLRRCLDNDTVGNSGSTEEVQVMSVIETAGGVASPGPSGSLQCDLYRPFRLPGILVGDGRLGGISGTISAYESLKLRGYDIAAVVFEDHGLMNEVPLLSYFRNRVPVLVLPSIPKDMSDDLISWFDKSQTVFTSLKEIMLSNFLERTERLHEMPQKSCDAFWWPFTQHKLVPEEKVTVIDSRCGENFSVLKSSDMISQQFDACASWWTQGPDANLQIELARDMGYTAARYGHVMFPENVYEPALKLAELLLEGVGKGWASRVYFSDNGSTAVEIALKMAFRKFLSDHEMLSDHLNSDGNGKCIDLKVLALRGSYHGDTLGAMEAQAPSSYTGFLQQPWYSGRGLFLDPPTVALYEGSWEVSLPQKMQSVISGHGSLSFSSRDEIFKKSRDASGLASLYTSSILQELELLSDCNALSHIGALIVEPVVQGAGGMQMIDPLYQRTLVTECKRRKIPVIFDEVFTGFWRLGRETAAEMLYCEPDIACFAKLMTGGIIPLAATLASEATFEAFTGDSKLKALLHGHSYSAHAMGCAAAVKSIQWFKDCNTNMNLIPESRLLQDVNSSLHK, via the exons ATGGCACCCTACACAGTCCTCGTCGCCGTTTCACTCAGCCGCCGTTTATTCAGACAATCCCATTTtggccaccgccaccgccgctgCCTTCATTCGGCGGTAGAGTATCCTCTCTCTCACCCGATTTACACAATTTGGGCTTCCAACACTTCCCTCGGGAAAACCCTTGTCTCGGCCGGTCTCTCCATGTCATTCCTTTCCTCCTCTTCAGCACCATTTTCTAAGAGGAGATTTGTTTATCTCAAGCCTATTCAGACTGGGTTTCCTGATGACTCTGATTCAAGCTTTGTTTATAGAAAATTCTGCCAGTTTTACGTTTCCAAATCACTGCCGTTTTCGGTTTTTGCTTCAAATTCCGTTTTGAAAGCTTCCATGCCGGCTGCGAATGAAGTTCTAGGGAACGGTTTGCTAGCTGAAGGTGGTGAGTTTGGTTGTGGATTGAAGAATTTACATTGGTATGAGGAGAGGAAATTGCAGGGGAGTGAGAGCAATGGAGTAGAGCAGTTTCCAGTGTCGGAGGCTGTTTGTAAGACGCTGTATGCGTGGAAAGAGGCCGTTTCACCTCATTTAGCCGCGGAGAGGGAAGAAGCAATGATCAGTGATTCTGAGGTTTTGGATTTGTTGAGAAGATGCTTAGATAATGATACAGTAGGAAATTCCGGTAGTACAGAAGAAGTGCAAGTCATGAGTGTGATTGAGACTGCTGGTGGCGTGGCCAGTCCTGGGCCGTCTGGATCTCTTCAGTGTGATCTATATCG CCCTTTCCGCCTCCCGGGTATCCTAGTTGGGGATGGACGATTAGGTGGTATTTCAGGAACTATATCTGCTTATGAAAGTCTAAAGCTTCGAGGATATGATATTGCTGCTGTTGTTTTTGAAGACCATGGCCTCATGAATGAGGTTCCGTTATTATCATATTTTCGAAACCG GGTGCCTGTACTAGTGCTTCCATCTATTCCAAAAGACATGTCAGATGATCTGATCTCCTGGTTCGACAAATCTCAGACAGTTTTCACTTCTCTCAAGGAGATAATGCTCTCAAATTTTCTGGAGAGGACCGAGAGATTGCATGAAATGCCCCAGAAATCATGTGATGCCTTCTGGTGGCCATTCACCCAACACAAGCTTGTACCTGAGGAAAAGGTTACTGTCATAGATTCACGCTGTGGAGAGAACTTCTCTGTTCTCAAG AGTTCTGATATGATTTCTCAACAATTTGATGCTTGTGCAAGTTGGTGGACACAGGGTCCTGATGCTAACTTGCAG ATTGAACTTGCTAGAGATATGGGCTACACTGCTGCAAGGTATGGGCATGTAATGTTTCCAGAGAATGTATATGAGCCAGCCCTCAAATTAGCTGAACTTTTGCTTGAAGGTGTAGGAAAAG GATGGGCATCTCGAGTGTACTTCTCTGACAATGGGTCTACAGCAGTAGAAATTGCTCTCAAAATGGCATTCCGCAAGTTCTTGTCCGATCATGAAATGCTCTCGGATCATTTGAACTCTGATGGAAATGGAAAATGCATTGATCTCAAG GTTTTAGCTCTTAGAGGATCTTATCATGGTGATACTCTAGGTGCTATGGAAGCCCAGGCACCATCCTCTTATACTGGTTTTCTCCAGCAACCCTG GTATAGTGGAAGGGGTCTCTTTCTAGATCCACCAACAGTTGCTTTGTATGAGGGCTCATGGGAAGTTTCCCTCCCTCAGAAAATGCAGTCTGTGATTTCAGGTCATGGAAGCTTGT CTTTCAGTTCACGTGATGAAATTTTCAAGAAAAGCCGAGATGCTTCAGGTCTCGCAAGCCTTTACACTTCCTCTATATTACAAGAGTTGGAATTGCTCTCAGATTGTAATGCGCTTTCCCACATTGGAGCATTGATAGTTGAACCAG TGGTACAGGGTGCTGGTGGGATGCAAATGATTGATCCATTGTATCAGCGTACACTTGTTACGGAATGCAAACGTCGAAAAATTCCAGTGATATTTGATGAGGTCTTCACAGGATTCTGGCGCCTCGGAAGAGAG ACTGCAGCTGAAATGCTCTATTGCGAGCCGGACATTGCCTGTTTTGCAAAGCTGATGACCGGTGGCATCATACCCTTGGCTGCTACATTAGCTTCAGAGGCTACCTTTGAAGCATTTACTGGAGATTCTAAG CTCAAGGCTCTCCTGCACGGGCATTCATATTCCGCTCATGCCATGGGGTGTGCGGCTGCTGTTAAATCTATCCAATGGTTTAAGGACTGTAACACGAACATGAATCTGATACCCGAATCAAGATTGCTTCAGGATGTAAATAGCAGTTTACATAAATAA
- the LOC131004890 gene encoding calmodulin-binding protein 60 B-like isoform X2, whose amino-acid sequence MQTRYMERTNSMKGRGKRSLDGGGDEEQEPERKRPALASVIVEALKVDSLQKLCSSLEPILRRVVSEEVERALAKLGPAMLNGRSSPKRIEGPDGRNLQLHFKSRLSLPLFTGAKVEGEQGAAIHVVLIDANTGHVVTSGPESAVKLDILVLEGDFNNENDEGWTQEEFDSHVVKEREGKRPLLTGDLQVTLKEGVGTLGDLTFTDNSSWIRSRKFRLGLKLASGYCEGIRIREAKTEAFTVKDHRGELYKKHYPPALSDEVWRLEKIGKDGSFHRRLNNAGIFTVEDFLRLVVRDSQKLRNILGSGMSNKMWDALIEHAKTCVLSGKLYIYYPDETRNVGVVFNNIYELSGLISDDQYYPADSLSDSQKVYVDTWVKKAYDNWSQVVEYDGKSLLNFKQIKKSSTLTDLPLSPVNFPNTTVNQITQQRLPISVPPEPSVDQSVLAGGYNDDMAARYRNPSQLISPGPRPQFDATSFAPNNHQVSHPNQFQSDAYDLALGPPQSTSSFQEGNSSLHQALPFEDWPSSREKGVDFLSEEEIRMRSHEMLENEDMQHLLRLFSMGGHAPINGPEDGYGFPSYISSPSPGFSYNEERSRSGKAVVGWLKIKAAMRWGIFIRKKAAERRAQLVELED is encoded by the exons ATGCAGACTAGGTATATGGAAAGAACAAACTCGATGAAAGGAAGAGGAAAAAGGAGTTTGGATGGTGGTGGAGATGAAGAGCAGGAGCCCGAGAGAAAAAGGCCTGCTTTAGCTAG TGTTATTGTCGAAGCTCTAAAGGTGGATAGTCTCCAGAAGCTTTGTTCATCCTTAGAACCAATCCTCCGGAGAGTG GTTAGTGAAGAAGTGGAACGAGCTTTGGCCAAGCTGGGTCCTGCTATGCTGAATGGGAG GTCATCTCCTAAACGGATTGAAGGGCCAGATGGGAGAAATCTGCAGCTTCACTTTAAGTCCAGGCTTTCTCTTCCGCTGTTTACTGGGGCGAAAGTAGAGGGTGAGCAGGGTGCTGCTATTCATGTTGTTCTAATTGATGCCAACACAGGCCATGTTGTAACATCCGGACCTGAATCCGCTGTTAAGCTGGACATTCTTGTGCTAGAAGGTGACTTCAATAATGAAAATGATGAAGGCTGGACTCAGGAAGAGTTTGATAGCCATGTCGTGAAAGAACGTGAGGGAAAGAGGCCTCTTTTGACTGGGGATTTGCAAGTCACACTCAAGGAAGGTGTTGGAACTCTAGGAGATCTTACATTTACAGATAATTCAAGTTGGATAAGGAGCAGGAAATTCAGACTTGGCCTGAAACTTGCATCAGGATATTGTGAGGGAATTCGCATTCGTGAAGCAAAGACGGAAGCTTTTACTGTCAAAGATCATCGAGGGGAAT TGTACAAGAAACATTATCCACCTGCTTTGAGTGATGAGGTGTGGAGATTGGAGAAGATCGGGAAGGATGGGTCATTCCACAGAAGGCTTAATAATGCTGGGATATTTACCGTGGAGGATTTCCTTCGGCTTGTGGTCAGGGACTCTCAAAAGTTGAGGAAT ATACTTGGCAGTGGTATGTCAAATAAGATGTGGGATGCTCTCATTGAACATGCCAAGACTTGTGTTTTGAGTGGGAAGCTTTATATATATTATCCTGACGAGACAAGAAATGTAGGTGTTGTTTTTAACAATATCTACGAATTGAGCGGTCTTATATCTGATGATCAATACTATCCTGCGGATTCACTTTCTGATAGCCAGAAG GTATATGTGGACACTTGGGTGAAAAAAGCATATGATAACTGGAGTCAAGTTGTTGAGTATGATGGAAAATCGCTGCTGAATTTCAAGCAAATAAAGAAGTCAAGCACATTGACCGATCTTCCTTTGAGTCCGGTCAATTTCCCTAATACCACAGTCAATCAGATTACGCAGCAGAGATTGCCTATTTCAGTTCCCCCCGAGCCATCGGTGGATCAGAGTGTGCTAGCTGGAG GTTATAATGATGATATGGCTGCAAGATATCGAAATCCGTCTCAGCTTATAAGTCCTGGTCCGCGCCCCCAGTTTGATGCAACATCATTTGCACCGAACAACCATCAGGTCAGCCATCCCAACCAGTTCCAAAGCGATGCATATGACCTCGCCCTTGGTCCTCCTCAATCGACTTCGTCATTCCAAGAAGGGAACTCTTCTCTTCACCAAGCATTACCCTTCGAGGATTGGCCCAGCTCCCGGGAGAAGGGTGTCGATTTCTTGTCTGAGGAGGAAATTCGTATGAGAAGTCACGAAATGCTGGAGAACGAAGACATGCAGCACCTGCTCCGGCTTTTCAGCATGGGCGGCCATGCCCCCATTAATGGTCCGGAAGACGGTTACGGGTTCCCATCTTACATATCGTCGCCTTCTCCGGGATTTAGCTACAACGAGGAGCGAAGCCGTTCAGGGAAGGCGGTTGTGGGTTGGCTGAAGATCAAAGCAGCGATGAGATGGGGCATATTCATCAGGAAGAAAGCAGCTGAAAGGCGAGCTCAGCTTGTGGAGTTAGAAGATTAG
- the LOC131004890 gene encoding calmodulin-binding protein 60 B-like isoform X1, with product MQTRYMERTNSMKGRGKRSLDGGGDEEQEPERKRPALASVIVEALKVDSLQKLCSSLEPILRRVVSEEVERALAKLGPAMLNGRSSPKRIEGPDGRNLQLHFKSRLSLPLFTGAKVEGEQGAAIHVVLIDANTGHVVTSGPESAVKLDILVLEGDFNNENDEGWTQEEFDSHVVKEREGKRPLLTGDLQVTLKEGVGTLGDLTFTDNSSWIRSRKFRLGLKLASGYCEGIRIREAKTEAFTVKDHRGELYKKHYPPALSDEVWRLEKIGKDGSFHRRLNNAGIFTVEDFLRLVVRDSQKLRNILGSGMSNKMWDALIEHAKTCVLSGKLYIYYPDETRNVGVVFNNIYELSGLISDDQYYPADSLSDSQKVYVDTWVKKAYDNWSQVVEYDGKSLLNFKQIKKSSTLTDLPLSPVNFPNTTVNQITQQRLPISVPPEPSVDQSVLAGGSGYNDDMAARYRNPSQLISPGPRPQFDATSFAPNNHQVSHPNQFQSDAYDLALGPPQSTSSFQEGNSSLHQALPFEDWPSSREKGVDFLSEEEIRMRSHEMLENEDMQHLLRLFSMGGHAPINGPEDGYGFPSYISSPSPGFSYNEERSRSGKAVVGWLKIKAAMRWGIFIRKKAAERRAQLVELED from the exons ATGCAGACTAGGTATATGGAAAGAACAAACTCGATGAAAGGAAGAGGAAAAAGGAGTTTGGATGGTGGTGGAGATGAAGAGCAGGAGCCCGAGAGAAAAAGGCCTGCTTTAGCTAG TGTTATTGTCGAAGCTCTAAAGGTGGATAGTCTCCAGAAGCTTTGTTCATCCTTAGAACCAATCCTCCGGAGAGTG GTTAGTGAAGAAGTGGAACGAGCTTTGGCCAAGCTGGGTCCTGCTATGCTGAATGGGAG GTCATCTCCTAAACGGATTGAAGGGCCAGATGGGAGAAATCTGCAGCTTCACTTTAAGTCCAGGCTTTCTCTTCCGCTGTTTACTGGGGCGAAAGTAGAGGGTGAGCAGGGTGCTGCTATTCATGTTGTTCTAATTGATGCCAACACAGGCCATGTTGTAACATCCGGACCTGAATCCGCTGTTAAGCTGGACATTCTTGTGCTAGAAGGTGACTTCAATAATGAAAATGATGAAGGCTGGACTCAGGAAGAGTTTGATAGCCATGTCGTGAAAGAACGTGAGGGAAAGAGGCCTCTTTTGACTGGGGATTTGCAAGTCACACTCAAGGAAGGTGTTGGAACTCTAGGAGATCTTACATTTACAGATAATTCAAGTTGGATAAGGAGCAGGAAATTCAGACTTGGCCTGAAACTTGCATCAGGATATTGTGAGGGAATTCGCATTCGTGAAGCAAAGACGGAAGCTTTTACTGTCAAAGATCATCGAGGGGAAT TGTACAAGAAACATTATCCACCTGCTTTGAGTGATGAGGTGTGGAGATTGGAGAAGATCGGGAAGGATGGGTCATTCCACAGAAGGCTTAATAATGCTGGGATATTTACCGTGGAGGATTTCCTTCGGCTTGTGGTCAGGGACTCTCAAAAGTTGAGGAAT ATACTTGGCAGTGGTATGTCAAATAAGATGTGGGATGCTCTCATTGAACATGCCAAGACTTGTGTTTTGAGTGGGAAGCTTTATATATATTATCCTGACGAGACAAGAAATGTAGGTGTTGTTTTTAACAATATCTACGAATTGAGCGGTCTTATATCTGATGATCAATACTATCCTGCGGATTCACTTTCTGATAGCCAGAAG GTATATGTGGACACTTGGGTGAAAAAAGCATATGATAACTGGAGTCAAGTTGTTGAGTATGATGGAAAATCGCTGCTGAATTTCAAGCAAATAAAGAAGTCAAGCACATTGACCGATCTTCCTTTGAGTCCGGTCAATTTCCCTAATACCACAGTCAATCAGATTACGCAGCAGAGATTGCCTATTTCAGTTCCCCCCGAGCCATCGGTGGATCAGAGTGTGCTAGCTGGAG GTTCAGGTTATAATGATGATATGGCTGCAAGATATCGAAATCCGTCTCAGCTTATAAGTCCTGGTCCGCGCCCCCAGTTTGATGCAACATCATTTGCACCGAACAACCATCAGGTCAGCCATCCCAACCAGTTCCAAAGCGATGCATATGACCTCGCCCTTGGTCCTCCTCAATCGACTTCGTCATTCCAAGAAGGGAACTCTTCTCTTCACCAAGCATTACCCTTCGAGGATTGGCCCAGCTCCCGGGAGAAGGGTGTCGATTTCTTGTCTGAGGAGGAAATTCGTATGAGAAGTCACGAAATGCTGGAGAACGAAGACATGCAGCACCTGCTCCGGCTTTTCAGCATGGGCGGCCATGCCCCCATTAATGGTCCGGAAGACGGTTACGGGTTCCCATCTTACATATCGTCGCCTTCTCCGGGATTTAGCTACAACGAGGAGCGAAGCCGTTCAGGGAAGGCGGTTGTGGGTTGGCTGAAGATCAAAGCAGCGATGAGATGGGGCATATTCATCAGGAAGAAAGCAGCTGAAAGGCGAGCTCAGCTTGTGGAGTTAGAAGATTAG
- the LOC131004901 gene encoding bifunctional dethiobiotin synthetase/7,8-diamino-pelargonic acid aminotransferase, mitochondrial isoform X1, translating into MAPYTVLVAVSLSRRLFRQSHFGHRHRRCLHSAVEYPLSHPIYTIWASNTSLGKTLVSAGLSMSFLSSSSAPFSKRRFVYLKPIQTGFPDDSDSSFVYRKFCQFYVSKSLPFSVFASNSVLKASMPAANEVLGNGLLAEGGEFGCGLKNLHWYEERKLQGSESNGVEQFPVSEAVCKTLYAWKEAVSPHLAAEREEAMISDSEVLDLLRRCLDNDTVGNSGSTEEVQVMSVIETAGGVASPGPSGSLQCDLYRPFRLPGILVGDGRLGGISGTISAYESLKLRGYDIAAVVFEDHGLMNEVPLLSYFRNRVPVLVLPSIPKDMSDDLISWFDKSQTVFTSLKEIMLSNFLERTERLHEMPQKSCDAFWWPFTQHKLVPEEKVTVIDSRCGENFSVLKSSDMISQQFDACASWWTQGPDANLQIELARDMGYTAARYGHVMFPENVYEPALKLAELLLEGVGKGWASRVYFSDNGSTAVEIALKMAFRKFLSDHEMLSDHLNSDGNGKCIDLKVLALRGSYHGDTLGAMEAQAPSSYTGFLQQPWYSGRGLFLDPPTVALYEGSWEVSLPQKMQSVISGHGSLSFSSRDEIFKKSRDASGLASLYTSSILQELELLSDCNALSHIGALIVEPVVQGAGGMQMIDPLYQRTLVTECKRRKIPVIFDEVFTGFWRLGRETAAEMLYCEPDIACFAKLMTGGIIPLAATLASEATFEAFTGDSKLKALLHGHSYSAHAMGCAAAVKSIQWFKDCNTNMNLIPESRLLQDLWEAELVARISFLPAVHRVVSLGTLCAIEIQAEGSDAGYASTYASSLLQTLRGDGIYMRPLGNVIYLMCGPCTSRDTCRRLLDKVYARIHEFGLQKENHAACAARVY; encoded by the exons ATGGCACCCTACACAGTCCTCGTCGCCGTTTCACTCAGCCGCCGTTTATTCAGACAATCCCATTTtggccaccgccaccgccgctgCCTTCATTCGGCGGTAGAGTATCCTCTCTCTCACCCGATTTACACAATTTGGGCTTCCAACACTTCCCTCGGGAAAACCCTTGTCTCGGCCGGTCTCTCCATGTCATTCCTTTCCTCCTCTTCAGCACCATTTTCTAAGAGGAGATTTGTTTATCTCAAGCCTATTCAGACTGGGTTTCCTGATGACTCTGATTCAAGCTTTGTTTATAGAAAATTCTGCCAGTTTTACGTTTCCAAATCACTGCCGTTTTCGGTTTTTGCTTCAAATTCCGTTTTGAAAGCTTCCATGCCGGCTGCGAATGAAGTTCTAGGGAACGGTTTGCTAGCTGAAGGTGGTGAGTTTGGTTGTGGATTGAAGAATTTACATTGGTATGAGGAGAGGAAATTGCAGGGGAGTGAGAGCAATGGAGTAGAGCAGTTTCCAGTGTCGGAGGCTGTTTGTAAGACGCTGTATGCGTGGAAAGAGGCCGTTTCACCTCATTTAGCCGCGGAGAGGGAAGAAGCAATGATCAGTGATTCTGAGGTTTTGGATTTGTTGAGAAGATGCTTAGATAATGATACAGTAGGAAATTCCGGTAGTACAGAAGAAGTGCAAGTCATGAGTGTGATTGAGACTGCTGGTGGCGTGGCCAGTCCTGGGCCGTCTGGATCTCTTCAGTGTGATCTATATCG CCCTTTCCGCCTCCCGGGTATCCTAGTTGGGGATGGACGATTAGGTGGTATTTCAGGAACTATATCTGCTTATGAAAGTCTAAAGCTTCGAGGATATGATATTGCTGCTGTTGTTTTTGAAGACCATGGCCTCATGAATGAGGTTCCGTTATTATCATATTTTCGAAACCG GGTGCCTGTACTAGTGCTTCCATCTATTCCAAAAGACATGTCAGATGATCTGATCTCCTGGTTCGACAAATCTCAGACAGTTTTCACTTCTCTCAAGGAGATAATGCTCTCAAATTTTCTGGAGAGGACCGAGAGATTGCATGAAATGCCCCAGAAATCATGTGATGCCTTCTGGTGGCCATTCACCCAACACAAGCTTGTACCTGAGGAAAAGGTTACTGTCATAGATTCACGCTGTGGAGAGAACTTCTCTGTTCTCAAG AGTTCTGATATGATTTCTCAACAATTTGATGCTTGTGCAAGTTGGTGGACACAGGGTCCTGATGCTAACTTGCAG ATTGAACTTGCTAGAGATATGGGCTACACTGCTGCAAGGTATGGGCATGTAATGTTTCCAGAGAATGTATATGAGCCAGCCCTCAAATTAGCTGAACTTTTGCTTGAAGGTGTAGGAAAAG GATGGGCATCTCGAGTGTACTTCTCTGACAATGGGTCTACAGCAGTAGAAATTGCTCTCAAAATGGCATTCCGCAAGTTCTTGTCCGATCATGAAATGCTCTCGGATCATTTGAACTCTGATGGAAATGGAAAATGCATTGATCTCAAG GTTTTAGCTCTTAGAGGATCTTATCATGGTGATACTCTAGGTGCTATGGAAGCCCAGGCACCATCCTCTTATACTGGTTTTCTCCAGCAACCCTG GTATAGTGGAAGGGGTCTCTTTCTAGATCCACCAACAGTTGCTTTGTATGAGGGCTCATGGGAAGTTTCCCTCCCTCAGAAAATGCAGTCTGTGATTTCAGGTCATGGAAGCTTGT CTTTCAGTTCACGTGATGAAATTTTCAAGAAAAGCCGAGATGCTTCAGGTCTCGCAAGCCTTTACACTTCCTCTATATTACAAGAGTTGGAATTGCTCTCAGATTGTAATGCGCTTTCCCACATTGGAGCATTGATAGTTGAACCAG TGGTACAGGGTGCTGGTGGGATGCAAATGATTGATCCATTGTATCAGCGTACACTTGTTACGGAATGCAAACGTCGAAAAATTCCAGTGATATTTGATGAGGTCTTCACAGGATTCTGGCGCCTCGGAAGAGAG ACTGCAGCTGAAATGCTCTATTGCGAGCCGGACATTGCCTGTTTTGCAAAGCTGATGACCGGTGGCATCATACCCTTGGCTGCTACATTAGCTTCAGAGGCTACCTTTGAAGCATTTACTGGAGATTCTAAG CTCAAGGCTCTCCTGCACGGGCATTCATATTCCGCTCATGCCATGGGGTGTGCGGCTGCTGTTAAATCTATCCAATGGTTTAAGGACTGTAACACGAACATGAATCTGATACCCGAATCAAGATTGCTTCAGGAT TTGTGGGAAGCGGAGCTAGTGGCGCGTATATCATTTCTTCCGGCAGTCCATAGAGTGGTATCGCTGGGGACTCTCTGCGCCATTGAAATTCAAGCCGAAGGCTCCGATGCTGG GTATGCTTCGACGTATGCAAGTTCTCTCCTGCAGACGCTCCGCGGAGACGGCATCTACATGCGGCCATTGGGTAATGTCATCTACCTTATGTGCGGGCCTTGCACGTCTCGGGACACGTGCCGTCGTCTCCTCGACAAAGTGTACGCCAGAATTCACGAGTTCGGCCTACAGAAAGAAAATCACGCAGCCTGTGCAGCGCGAGTTTATTGA